A single Triticum dicoccoides isolate Atlit2015 ecotype Zavitan chromosome 2A, WEW_v2.0, whole genome shotgun sequence DNA region contains:
- the LOC119353777 gene encoding probable calcium-binding protein CML13: MSTIKGQTRRERPRTRPHGLTQQKRQEIKEAFDLFDTDNSGTIDAKELNVAMRALGFEMTEEQINQMIADVDKDGSGSIDYEEFEHMMTAKIGERDTKEELTKAFRIIDQDKNGKISDVDIQRIAKELGENFTLQEIQEMVQEADQNGDGEIDFGEFARMMKKTSYGY; the protein is encoded by the exons ATG TCTACAATCAAGGGACAGACAAGGAGGGAGAGGCCTAGGACTCGCCCCCATGGCCTCACGCAACAGAAGAGGCAGGAAATAAAGGAAGCATTTGATCTTTTCGACACCGATAACTCTG GAACCATCGATGCCAAAGAGTTGAATGTTGCGATGAG AGCCTTGGGATTTGAGATGACAGAGGAG CAAATCAATCAGATGATTGCTGATGTTGACAAAGATGGCAGTGGATCGATAGATTATGAGGAGTTTGAGCACATGATGACTGCCAAGATTGGGGAGAGGGACACTAAAGAAGAGCTTACAAAAGCGTTCCGCATTATTGACCAAGATAAAAAT GGGAAGATTTCAGATGTTGATATTCAGCGCATTGCCAAAGAGTTGGGTGAAAACTTCACTCTCCAAGAGATCCAAGAAATGGTTCAAGAGGCAGATCAAAATG GTGACGGCGAGATAGATTTTGGCGAGTTTGCGAGGATGATGAAGAAGACCAGCTATGGCTACTAG